From the genome of Corallococcus macrosporus DSM 14697:
GAACAGGTGGGCGGCGCCAAGGTGGAGGTCGTCGGCGCCAAGAAGTCCGAGACGGTCAAGGGCGCCCGCACGCTCCAGGTGGGCGGGGACCTCTCCGAAGAGGTGGGCAAGTCCCGCACGCTCAAGGTGGACAAGGACATGCTGGTCAGCGTGGCCGGCAAGGTGAACCACGCCGCCAAGGACGCCTACACCCTGTCCGCCAAGGAAATCTCCCTGGTGGCCCAGGAGCAGTTCACCCTCAAGGTCGGCTCCGCCACGCTCCAGGTGAAGAAGAACGGGGACGTGGTCATCAAGGGCGCCAAGGTCGAGGTCACCGCGACGGGCGACATCGTCATCAAGGGCTCCAAGATTTCCGAGAACTAGGAGCAAGCAGGGAACCGCCACCGGGGGGTGGCTTGAATCCTGTCCGTCCTGTCTGGCAGTTTACGCTTCGCGCGGAAGTTGTAAGGCTCCGTGCGTTCTTTCAAGGATTACGAATCTTGGCGCTAGGACACACAGGCGCCGGCCGCGGGTGGAGCAGCGGCCGGAACCTTCGGTGGGGTGTGATCATCGCGCTCGCGGGTACCCTGGGTGGGAGCGCGGGCTGCGTGAAGCGTGTGCCCCAGGCGTGTGAGACGCCGCCGCCGTTCCAGGTGGTGGTGGATGCGTCGGAGCAGCTCAACCCGGACGCGCGGGGGCGCTCGCTGCCCACGGTGGTGCAGATCGTCCAGCTCAAGGACAGCGTCCGGCTGGAGCGCGCGGGCTTCAAGGATTTGTGGGGCAAGCCGGAGGAACTCCTCGAGGAGGACCTGCTCCAGGTGGCGGAGGTCATCATTCCGCCCGGCCGCCAGGTGAAGCGCTGGGTGCAGCGCGATCCCAAGGCCCGCTTCGTCATGGCCATGGGGCACTTCCGCCAGCCGCTGGGTTACTCGTGGCGGACGGTGGCGGCGCTTCCGGTGGTGGAGGAGGCGCGCTGCGTGGAGCGCCCCGCCGGAGACCAGGGCGACCCCAAGCCGGGGGACGACGTGTTCCGCTACCGGCTGCAAGGCTATCAGATTGACTTGATGCTCCGGCCCATGACGCGGGCGCCGGAGCCTCGGCTCCAACCCCAAGCTGGCGACGGCGT
Proteins encoded in this window:
- the tssJ gene encoding type VI secretion system lipoprotein TssJ gives rise to the protein MIIALAGTLGGSAGCVKRVPQACETPPPFQVVVDASEQLNPDARGRSLPTVVQIVQLKDSVRLERAGFKDLWGKPEELLEEDLLQVAEVIIPPGRQVKRWVQRDPKARFVMAMGHFRQPLGYSWRTVAALPVVEEARCVERPAGDQGDPKPGDDVFRYRLQGYQIDLMLRPMTRAPEPRLQPQAGDGVSPRRGV